In the Piscinibacter sp. XHJ-5 genome, one interval contains:
- a CDS encoding diacylglycerol kinase family protein has protein sequence MPVQQLSTAPLFIVLNAGSGGQDAAETRSLIGGLLAQSGRRHRISVVEPGADIRGIAKRAAQQALAEGGVTVAAGGDGTINAVAQAAHDVGCPMGVLPQGTFNYFGRTHGIPTDAQEATRALLNAHVQPVQVGLVNDRVFLVNASLGMYPELLEDREQFKSRFGRRRMVAIAAALWTLLREHRQLRLAIELSGVVREVRTSTLFVGNNRLQLEQVGIAQQQAPETGRVAAVMLKPVGTFSLLGLLMRGALGRLGDAERVETFQFQRMTVTPWLPYGTRRVKVAADGEIMWLRSPLEFRVSPRPLYLLKPAVAREPGQTASAMPAGSSP, from the coding sequence ATGCCCGTCCAGCAGCTCTCCACCGCCCCTCTGTTCATCGTCCTGAACGCCGGCTCCGGCGGCCAGGATGCGGCTGAAACGCGTTCGCTGATCGGAGGGTTGCTCGCGCAATCGGGTCGACGTCACCGGATTTCCGTCGTCGAGCCGGGCGCCGACATCCGCGGAATCGCCAAGCGCGCGGCTCAGCAGGCGCTCGCCGAAGGCGGCGTGACCGTCGCGGCCGGTGGCGACGGCACCATCAACGCGGTGGCGCAGGCGGCGCATGACGTCGGCTGTCCCATGGGCGTGCTGCCACAAGGCACATTCAACTATTTCGGCCGCACGCACGGAATCCCGACCGACGCGCAGGAGGCGACGCGGGCGCTCCTGAATGCGCACGTGCAGCCGGTGCAGGTCGGGCTGGTCAACGACCGGGTGTTCCTGGTCAACGCGAGCCTGGGCATGTATCCGGAGCTGCTGGAGGACCGCGAGCAGTTCAAGTCACGGTTCGGCCGGCGCCGCATGGTGGCCATCGCCGCGGCCCTCTGGACGCTGTTGCGCGAGCATCGCCAGCTGCGTCTGGCGATCGAGCTGAGCGGGGTGGTGCGCGAGGTCCGCACCTCGACGCTGTTCGTGGGCAACAACCGGCTGCAGCTCGAGCAGGTCGGCATCGCGCAGCAGCAGGCGCCCGAGACGGGCCGCGTGGCCGCCGTGATGCTGAAGCCGGTCGGCACGTTCTCGTTGCTGGGCCTGCTGATGCGCGGAGCGCTCGGCAGGCTCGGCGATGCCGAGCGGGTCGAGACCTTCCAGTTCCAGCGCATGACGGTGACGCCGTGGCTGCCTTACGGGACGCGGCGGGTCAAGGTGGCCGCCGACGGCGAAATCATGTGGCTGCGCAGCCCCCTGGAATTCCGCGTCTCGCCGCGCCCGTTGTACCTGCTCAAGCCGGCCGTGGCGCGCGAGCCGGGGCAGACAGCCTCGGCGATGCCGGCGGGGAGCTCGCCGTGA
- a CDS encoding carbohydrate ABC transporter permease: protein MSAVSPAASETVGMSYLETRRRKLAVVYLPLACFLFVLLFPFYWMGATSIKPNGELLSREGNPFWVHSPTLDHFRKLLFETAYTDWLWNTVIVSVVATVISLAFAVFAAYAIERLRFRGSRQVGMSIFLAYLVPPSILFIPLATVVFNLGLFDTRLALILTYPTFLIPFCTWLLMGYFRSIPYELEECALIDGATRWQILTKIILPLSVPGLISAGIFAFTLSWNEFIYALTFVSSSEVKTVPVGVVTELVEGDVYHWGSLMAGALLGSLPVAFVYSFFVEHYVSGMTGSIKE, encoded by the coding sequence ATGAGTGCCGTCAGTCCGGCCGCCAGCGAAACGGTGGGCATGTCCTACCTGGAGACGCGGCGGCGCAAGCTCGCGGTCGTGTACCTGCCCCTGGCCTGCTTCCTCTTCGTGCTGCTGTTTCCGTTCTACTGGATGGGCGCCACCTCCATCAAGCCGAACGGCGAGCTGCTGTCGCGCGAGGGCAATCCATTCTGGGTGCACAGCCCCACGCTCGATCATTTCAGGAAGCTGCTGTTCGAGACGGCCTACACCGACTGGCTGTGGAACACCGTCATCGTGTCGGTGGTCGCCACGGTCATTTCGCTGGCCTTTGCGGTATTCGCCGCCTACGCCATCGAGCGCCTGCGCTTCCGGGGGTCGCGGCAAGTGGGCATGTCGATCTTTCTCGCGTACCTGGTGCCGCCATCGATCCTCTTCATTCCGCTGGCCACCGTCGTGTTCAATCTCGGTCTGTTCGACACGCGGCTCGCGCTGATCCTCACCTACCCCACCTTCCTGATCCCCTTCTGCACCTGGCTGCTGATGGGCTATTTCCGCTCGATCCCCTACGAGCTCGAGGAATGCGCGCTGATCGATGGTGCGACGCGCTGGCAGATCCTCACCAAGATCATCCTGCCGCTGTCGGTTCCCGGGCTCATCTCGGCAGGCATCTTCGCCTTCACGCTGTCGTGGAACGAGTTCATCTACGCGCTGACCTTCGTGTCCTCGTCCGAGGTCAAGACGGTGCCGGTCGGCGTCGTGACCGAGTTGGTCGAGGGCGACGTCTATCACTGGGGTTCACTGATGGCCGGCGCGCTGCTCGGCTCGTTGCCGGTGGCCTTCGTCTATTCCTTCTTCGTGGAGCACTATGTTTCCGGCATGACCGGGTCGATCAAGGAATGA
- a CDS encoding sugar ABC transporter permease, which translates to MLEKLQNSRNALGIVFMMPAAVLLLLFLTYPLGLGAWLGFTDAKIGRGGEWVGLDNYIFLWNDSVMRLALFNTLFYTTVASVLKFFLGLWLALLLNRNLRFKSFFRAVILLPYIVPTALSAIAFWWLYDAQFSVISWVLTRMGLIHGYIDFLGDPWNARFSVIAANVWRGVPFVAITLLAGLQTISPSFYEASAIDGATPWQQFRHVTLPLLTPIIAVVMTFSVLFTFTDFQLIYVITRGGPLNATHLMATLSFQRAIPGGALGEGAAISIAMVPFLLAAILVSYFGLQRRAWQQGGNDA; encoded by the coding sequence ATGCTCGAGAAACTGCAGAACAGCCGCAACGCCCTCGGCATCGTCTTCATGATGCCGGCGGCGGTGCTGCTGCTGCTGTTCCTCACCTATCCGCTGGGCCTGGGCGCATGGCTTGGCTTCACCGACGCCAAGATCGGCCGGGGCGGCGAATGGGTAGGGCTCGACAACTACATCTTCCTGTGGAACGACAGCGTGATGCGGCTGGCGCTCTTCAACACGCTCTTCTACACGACGGTGGCGAGCGTTCTCAAGTTCTTCCTCGGCCTCTGGCTCGCCCTGCTGCTCAACCGCAACCTGCGCTTCAAGAGCTTCTTTCGCGCTGTCATCCTGCTGCCCTACATCGTGCCGACCGCCTTGTCGGCGATCGCGTTCTGGTGGCTCTACGACGCGCAGTTCTCGGTCATCAGCTGGGTCCTGACCCGCATGGGCCTCATCCACGGCTACATCGATTTCCTGGGCGACCCCTGGAACGCGCGCTTCTCGGTCATCGCCGCCAACGTGTGGCGCGGCGTGCCTTTCGTCGCCATCACCTTGCTCGCCGGCCTGCAGACGATTTCGCCGTCCTTCTACGAGGCATCGGCGATCGACGGCGCGACGCCGTGGCAGCAGTTCCGCCATGTCACCTTGCCGCTGCTGACGCCGATCATCGCGGTGGTGATGACGTTTTCGGTGCTGTTCACGTTCACGGACTTCCAGCTCATCTATGTCATCACGCGTGGCGGGCCGCTCAACGCGACGCACTTGATGGCCACGCTGTCGTTTCAGCGCGCGATTCCCGGTGGCGCGCTGGGCGAGGGCGCGGCGATCTCGATCGCGATGGTGCCGTTTCTGCTGGCTGCCATCCTGGTGAGCTACTTCGGGCTGCAGCGACGGGCCTGGCAGCAGGGAGGGAACGACGCATGA
- a CDS encoding substrate-binding domain-containing protein encodes MNQFNRRRFLEGSAGVAAAATLGTGTALFTPLVHAQALTFKPEKGAKLRVLRWSRFVQGDIDAYMANVRRFTEKTGVEVRVDNEGWEDVRPKAAVAANTGAGPDIILSTNDDANLYPEKLVDVSDLCEYLGKKYGGWYPAGQAYLKPDGKKWIGVPLGCAGAMMVYRDSMLKAAGFDSFPKDTDNFLKMFKALKEKNTPGGMALGNATGDSGWTHWLMWAFGGKIVDENNRVTIDSPETIRALEYAKELYPNFAPGTLSWLDPNNNKAFLDGQISVTNNGISIYYAAKNSQDAKVKEMASDINHASFPIGPVGQPTEYHLFFNQMIMKYTKYPQAAKEFLRFMMEADQFDAWLQGGGGYVSHPLKAYDANPIWTSDPKHTPYRDAFKNLRPAGYAGRLGYASAGALSDFIVSNMVAEAASGQRTPKEAAERAAKRAERYYKV; translated from the coding sequence ATGAACCAGTTCAACCGCCGTCGATTCCTCGAAGGGTCTGCCGGCGTCGCCGCCGCCGCGACGCTCGGCACGGGCACCGCCCTGTTCACGCCGCTGGTGCACGCACAGGCGTTGACGTTCAAGCCCGAGAAGGGCGCGAAGTTGCGTGTGCTTCGCTGGAGCCGCTTCGTGCAGGGCGACATCGATGCCTACATGGCCAACGTGCGCAGGTTCACCGAGAAGACGGGCGTCGAGGTGCGCGTCGACAACGAGGGCTGGGAGGACGTGCGGCCCAAGGCCGCCGTCGCCGCCAATACCGGGGCCGGGCCGGACATCATCCTGTCGACGAACGACGATGCCAACCTGTATCCGGAGAAGCTCGTCGACGTGAGCGACCTGTGCGAATACCTGGGCAAGAAGTACGGCGGCTGGTATCCCGCCGGCCAGGCGTACCTCAAGCCGGACGGCAAGAAGTGGATCGGCGTGCCGCTGGGCTGCGCGGGCGCCATGATGGTCTACCGCGACAGCATGCTGAAGGCGGCGGGCTTCGACAGCTTCCCGAAGGACACCGACAACTTCCTGAAGATGTTCAAGGCACTGAAGGAGAAGAACACGCCCGGGGGCATGGCACTGGGCAACGCCACGGGCGACAGCGGCTGGACGCATTGGCTGATGTGGGCCTTCGGCGGCAAGATCGTCGACGAGAACAACCGCGTGACGATCGACAGCCCGGAGACGATCCGCGCACTCGAGTACGCGAAGGAGCTCTACCCCAATTTCGCGCCGGGCACGCTTTCGTGGCTGGATCCGAACAACAACAAGGCCTTCCTTGACGGACAGATCAGCGTCACCAACAACGGCATCTCGATCTACTACGCCGCGAAGAACTCTCAGGACGCGAAGGTCAAGGAGATGGCCTCCGACATCAACCACGCGTCGTTCCCGATCGGGCCGGTGGGGCAGCCCACCGAGTACCACCTGTTCTTCAACCAGATGATCATGAAGTACACCAAGTACCCGCAGGCCGCCAAGGAGTTCCTGCGCTTCATGATGGAGGCCGACCAGTTCGATGCCTGGCTGCAGGGCGGCGGCGGCTATGTGTCGCACCCGCTGAAGGCGTACGACGCCAATCCGATCTGGACCTCAGACCCGAAGCACACGCCGTACCGCGACGCGTTCAAGAACCTGCGGCCCGCAGGCTACGCGGGACGCCTGGGCTATGCGTCAGCCGGGGCCTTGAGCGACTTCATCGTGAGCAACATGGTGGCCGAGGCGGCGAGCGGGCAGCGCACGCCGAAGGAAGCGGCCGAGCGAGCGGCCAAGCGCGCCGAGCGCTACTACAAGGTATGA
- the ugpC gene encoding sn-glycerol-3-phosphate ABC transporter ATP-binding protein UgpC: MASVTIEAVRKNFGHTAVLHGVDIAIADGTFTVLVGPSGCGKSTLLRMIAGLEEISGGEIRIGSRRVNDVPPKERDIAMVFQNYALYPHMTVRDNMAFALMLAKHDKATIDEKVHRAADILALTPLLDRYPRQLSGGQRQRVAMGRAIVRDPQVFLFDEPLSNLDAKLRVAMRTEIKELHQRLKTTSVYVTHDQIEAMTMGDTIVVMHDGRVEQTGSPLELYDRPANLFVAGFIGSPAMNFIAGTLRRGGDGASVELDDGTRLPAPPAASGADGQAVIYGARPEHLALVAEGGMPVQVAVVEPTGADTLVSCRRGGGEVLAVFRERHAFAPGSTIRVVPDLQHAHLFDAATGRRLSG, from the coding sequence ACCGCGGTGCTCCATGGCGTGGACATCGCGATCGCGGACGGCACCTTCACGGTGCTGGTCGGACCCTCCGGCTGCGGCAAGTCGACGCTGTTGCGCATGATCGCAGGCCTGGAAGAAATCAGCGGCGGCGAGATCCGCATCGGCTCCCGGCGCGTCAACGACGTGCCGCCGAAGGAGCGCGACATCGCCATGGTGTTCCAGAACTACGCGCTTTATCCGCACATGACCGTGCGCGACAACATGGCCTTCGCGCTCATGCTCGCCAAGCACGACAAGGCGACCATCGACGAGAAGGTGCACCGTGCCGCCGACATCCTCGCGCTCACGCCGCTGCTCGACCGCTATCCGCGGCAGCTCTCCGGCGGCCAGCGCCAGCGCGTCGCGATGGGACGCGCGATCGTGCGCGATCCGCAGGTGTTCCTGTTCGACGAGCCCCTGTCCAATCTCGACGCGAAGCTGCGCGTGGCCATGCGCACCGAGATCAAGGAACTGCACCAGAGGCTGAAGACCACGTCGGTCTATGTCACCCACGACCAGATCGAGGCCATGACCATGGGTGACACCATCGTCGTGATGCACGATGGCCGGGTCGAGCAGACGGGAAGCCCGCTCGAGCTGTACGACCGGCCGGCGAACCTCTTCGTCGCCGGCTTCATCGGCTCTCCAGCCATGAACTTCATTGCCGGCACCCTGCGGCGGGGCGGCGACGGCGCGAGCGTGGAGCTGGACGACGGCACGCGCCTGCCGGCACCGCCGGCTGCATCCGGCGCGGACGGACAGGCCGTGATCTACGGCGCCCGACCGGAGCACCTCGCTCTCGTCGCCGAGGGCGGCATGCCGGTGCAGGTCGCCGTCGTCGAGCCCACCGGGGCCGACACGCTGGTGTCGTGCCGTCGCGGCGGCGGCGAGGTGCTGGCGGTGTTCCGCGAGCGCCATGCCTTTGCGCCCGGAAGCACGATCCGCGTCGTTCCGGACCTGCAGCATGCTCACCTGTTCGACGCCGCCACCGGCAGGAGGCTTTCCGGCTGA